A stretch of the Lactuca sativa cultivar Salinas chromosome 9, Lsat_Salinas_v11, whole genome shotgun sequence genome encodes the following:
- the LOC111878630 gene encoding UDP-glycosyltransferase 92A1 produces the protein MEAQLHKHIVMVPFMAQGHLIPFLELAHRILHHNPIFTITIVNSPLNINYLRSAIANGPSPPHQIHLKSLPFNSSDHGLPPNSENTDGLPITQIIKLFHASTALETPLRGFISDIISDEGSPPVCIISDVFMGWANEVAKSFGTVNYSFTTGGAYGSAAYSSIWMNLPHRNLTDGGTHDEFPVPGFPESCRFSITQLHSYLIAADGKDEWSTFFQPQISLSLKSKGWLCNTVGEIEIMGCETLRNYIKLPVWCIGPLLPQKMLKNNPGSGIVGRRSGKQPVIRPEECIEWLDSHPQDSVLYISFGSQNTISEIQMMELAKGLEESKKPFIWVIRPPIGFDLKGEFKPEWLPLGFEDRIGKQGLMVHGWAPQLEILCHPSTGAFLSHCGWNSVMESLSQGVPMIGWPLAAEQGYNAKMLVEEMGVCVVLTRGVHGRIVKEKVKNVIEMVLDKNEEGKGNDMRRKASEVGRLIRASVDGSSYKAMDDFLSTILNS, from the coding sequence ATGGAAGCTCAACTGCATAAACACATAGTAATGGTGCCATTCATGGCGCAAGGTCATCTGATACCCTTTTTGGAATTAGCCCACCGAATCCTTCACCACAACCCCATCTTCACCATCACCATCGTCAACAGCCCTCTCAACATCAACTACCTCCGCTCAGCCATCGCCAACGGCCCTTCTCCGCCCCACCAAATCCACCTGAAATCTCTCCCTTTCAACAGCTCCGACCACGGCCTCCCTCCCAACTCTGAGAACACCGATGGCCTACCCATCACCCAAATCATCAAACTCTTCCACGCTTCCACAGCCCTTGAAACCCCGCTACGTGGGTTCATCTCCGATATCATTTCCGACGAAGGAAGTCCACCGGTATGCATAATTTCGGACGTGTTCATGGGTTGGGCTAATGAGGTAGCAAAGTCTTTTGGTACTGTTAATTACTCATTCACCACCGGCGGCGCGTACGGCTCAGCCGCATACAGTTCCATCTGGATGAATCTTCCTCACCGGAACCTCACAGATGGCGGAACCCACGACGAATTTCCGGTGCCCGGGTTCCCGGAATCTTGCCGGTTTTCAATCACGCAGCTACATAGTTATCTTATAGCTGCTGATGGTAAAGATGAGTGGTCTACATTCTTCCAACCTcaaatctctctttctctcaaatCCAAAGGCTGGTTGTGTAATACAGTTGGAGAGATAGAAATCATGGGATGTGAGACCTTGCGAAATTACATAAAACTCCCTGTTTGGTGTATTGGCCCACTCCTCCCACAAAAGATGTTGAAAAACAATCCGGGTTCGGGTATTGTCGGTCGAAGATCCGGAAAACAACCTGTTATCCGACCCGAAGAATGCATTGAATGGTTAGATTCTCACCCTCAAGATTCGGTGCTTTACATTTCatttggatctcaaaacacaattAGTGAGATCCAAATGATGGAATTAGCAAAAGGGCTTGAAGAGAGCAAGAAGCCTTTTATTTGGGTGATTAGGCCACCAATCGGGTTTGACCTCAAAGGCGAGTTCAAACCCGAATGGTTGCCTTTGGGTTTTGAGGATAGAATTGGGAAACAAGGATTGATGGTGCATGGTTGGGCACCACAGTTAGAGATACTTTGCCACCCATCAACCGGAGCTTTCTTGAGCCATTGTGGGTGGAATTCGGTGATGGAGAGTCTCAGTCAAGGGGTTCCGATGATTGGGTGGCCGTTGGCGGCAGAACAAGGGTATAATGCCAAGATGTTGGTGGAGGAGATGGGTGTTTGTGTGGTGTTGACTAGAGGGGTGCATGGGAGGATTGTGAAAGAGAAGGTGAAGAATGTTATAGAGATGGTGTTGGATAAAAATGAAGAGGGAAAAGGGAATGATATGAGAAGAAAAGCAAGTGAAGTTGGGAGATTGATAAGAGCAAGTGTTGATGGTTCTTCTTACAAAGCAATGGATGATTTTTTGTCGACGATTCTTAATAGTTAA